Proteins from a single region of Pithys albifrons albifrons isolate INPA30051 chromosome 12, PitAlb_v1, whole genome shotgun sequence:
- the CEBPG gene encoding CCAAT/enhancer-binding protein gamma: protein MSKTSQQNPSTDTNGVSVIHTPAHTSGLQQVPQLVPVSPGGGGKAVPPSKQGKKNSFVDRNSDEYRQRRERNNMAVKKSRLKSKQKAQDTLQRVNQLKEENERLETKIKLLTKELSVLKDLFLEHAHSFADNVQPVGTETSTANPESSGQ, encoded by the coding sequence ATGAGCAAGACATCCCAACAGAACCCCAGTACAGACACCAACGGAGTAAGTGTGATTCAcaccccagcacacaccagtgGTTTGCAGCAGGTTCCCCAGCTGGTGCCAGTTAGTCCTGGTGGTGGAGGCAAAGCTGTGCCTCCGAGCAAACAGGGAAAGAAGAATTCCTTTGTGGATAGAAACAGTGATGAGTATCGTCAGCGCCGAGAGAGAAACAACATGGCAGTGAAAAAGAGCCGGTTAAAAAGCAAGCAGAAAGCACAAGACACACTGCAGAGGGTCAACCAGctcaaagaagaaaatgaacgTTTGGAGACAAAGATTAAGCTCCTGACCAAGGAGCTGAGCGTACTGAAAGACTTGTTCCTCGAGCATGCACACAGTTTTGCAGACAATGTGCAACCTGTTGGCACTgaaaccagcacagcaaaccCGGAGAGCAGCGGGCAGTAG